A window of the Zeugodacus cucurbitae isolate PBARC_wt_2022May chromosome 4, idZeuCucr1.2, whole genome shotgun sequence genome harbors these coding sequences:
- the LOC128921817 gene encoding uncharacterized protein LOC128921817, whose amino-acid sequence MGSIGRARLTGFLCRLCTEMSRVVIHIYGDHGRRINLERKILKYQPVFVSPTDLLPKAICLQCVGRVERNYKLLKRLKHANGILIKLGKSPVGHQDSDEYSSEEDDIADDLKDLLKDL is encoded by the coding sequence ATGGGCAGCATCGGTAGAGCACGTCTAACGGGATTTCTTTGCCGCCTATGCACCGAAATGAGTCGCGtggttatacatatttatggcgATCACGGCCGAAGGATTAATTTAGAAAGGAAAATTCTGAAATATCAGCCAGTCTTCGTATCGCCAACTGATCTATTGCCAAAGGCAATTTGTCTGCAATGCGTCGGACGAGTGGAAAGAAACTATAAACTCTTAAAGCGTCTAAAGCATGCAAACggcatcttaataaaattaggaAAAAGTCCTGTGGGCCATCAAGATTCAGACGAATATTCCTCGGAAGAAGACGACATCGCTGATGATTTGAAAGATTTATTGAAAGATTTATGA